GCTACGAATGGTCGGCAACAGGAAAGCTGTTGCGCCGCACCGATCCCGACGGCTACGGCGAGTCGTGGACCTGGGACGGGGAGGGCAACATGCTCACCCACACCGACCGCGCCGACAACATGACCTCCTTCACCTACGGCGCGTTCGACCTGCTCGCCTCCCGCACCGCCCCCGACGGCTCGGTCACCCGCTTCCAGTGGGACACCGAACGACGGTTGATCGCGGTCACCAACGGCCTGGGGCACATCTGGCGCTACGAATACGACCAGGCCGGACGGCTCACCGCCGAAACCGACTACAACGAGACCACCAGCCGCTATACCCATGATCGCGCCGGACACATCGCCAGCGTCACCACAGCGAACAACGACACGCGCCGATACACCCATGACCGGCTCGGGCGGGTCACCGAAATCGCTGCCAGCAGCGGCGAATGGCAGCGCTACAGCCGCGATCCCGTCGGTCGAGTCCTCACGGCGACCTCCGGTATCGGCGAAAACCCAGTCCACACACTGGAATTCACCTACACCGCGACCGGACAGCCGATCTCGCAACGGCTCGACGACCGGCCGGCGATGGAATTCGCCTACGACACCCACGGTCGCCGCGTCAGCCGCACCACGCCCAGCGGCGTCGTCACCAGCTGGCAGTGGGACTACACCGGACGCGTTCGGAGCATGTCAGCTGATGGTCACCACATCACCTTCGCCTACGACCGAGCCGGTCGGCCGACCGAATGGCGCGTCGATGAACTCGCCATCGGCCGCACCCTGTCCGGCATCGGCCGCGTCACCGAACAACAAGTCGTCGGATTCCCCGGCTCCACACTGAATCTCGACCCGACTCCCGCGCGACGCCCAGACCCGCGGAACCTGCGCCACGACACCTTCACGTACCGCCCCGACGGCTACCTCGCCAGTCACACAGTCCGTCGACCCGAACGATCGGTGCAGCGTCGGGACTACGCACTCGATGCACTCGGTCGGGTCACCGCGCTCTCCCACGATGGTTCGACGACAGCGGCGTACTCCTACGACCCGCTGAGCAACATCCTCTGCGAGGAATTGCCCAGTCGATCGCAACAGACGACCGTCCCCGGCACGGGCTCAGTCGAATCGCGCTCCGGATCCATTGTCGAGCATCGGAACTCGACCGCGGGCCGCCGGGAATACCACCGAAACCTGTTGGTCCGGGACGGCCGCACTCGATACCACTACGACGCCGCGGGCCGCCTCGTTCGCAAGGTCACCGCGCGGATCTCGCGCAAACCTGACATCTGGCACTACCGCTACAACGCGTTCGACCAACTCACCGACGCGCGCACTCCCGATGGGCAGTGGTGGCGCTACACCTACGACGCCGTAGGCCGCCGAACCACCAAACAGCGCCTCAACTCCGACGGCACCGTCTTGGAACGCACCGACTACACCTGGGACGACACCTGTCTCGTCGAGCAGGCCACCGGCGACACGACTACGCGATGGCAGTACCAGCCGAGTTCGACCGCACCGATCACGCAGACCACCGACCAGGCATCAGTCGACCGTGCCTTCTACGCCATCGTCACTGATCTCGTCGGTACACCAACTGATCTCGTCGACCCCACCACGGCGGAGCTCGTCGCCGAGGCGACCACGAATCTCTGGGGAGTCACGACGTGGCGGGGTGACGCCTCGACCCCACTCCGGTTTCCGGGACAAATCCACGACCCCGAAACCGGACTGCACTACAACCTGAACCGTCTCTACGACCCCGCCACCGGGCGATTCCTCACCCAGGATCCGCTCGGCCTGGCTCCGGCACCCAACCCCGGTGCGTATCCGCACAACCCTACGGTCTGGACCGACCCCTTGGGGCTCATCCCGGAAGGCTGTCACGACAGCGGCGCCGACAAACTCGACGGCAGCGGCCCCAAACCCGGAGTGATCGAAGCGAGTGACCGGGTGAAATCCTTCGCCGCATTGAACAACTACCACCCGCCACACGGCATCGAATTCGTATTCGACCCGGACAACGGACGATTCGCGGTCGGCGATGTCGCGAAGTACGCGAGGGCAATGCACGGAAGCCCGCACGAACAGCTTGCTATCAGCATCGGCGCGGATCCCAGCCGGGTCGTGGGCGGGCTATTCTGGAACAGCGTCGGCAAGGGAATGAGCACCAATGAGATGAGTGGACATTTCTGGCAGAACTGGACCGATGACATCCGGAAACAATTCGTGGAGACAATGAAAGGTTACGGATTCAATGTCGACCACTACGCAGGGATGTGACATGCAGGGAGAGTGGATTCCGGTCATACGTTACCAGTCTGGTCTTTGGCTGGGAGTCTCCGACGGCGAGCTGCACATCGGGACAGAGCATGAACCAACCAAACCGATAGACCACGCGAACCTGGTGGGTCTTCTGCCATTATTGGAGCTTGATCGCGATCAGGTGATGTCGACCATCGGGCGAAAAGAGCGGGAAGCAGGATTGGCCGTAGGAACGATTTCCGATCTCATCTCGCTGAAATCGATACTGCGAACCGCCATCTCGATGCGGAGTGAGTACTGGACGGAACTTGCGCTCGACTGGGTTGAAATCTTGCCTAATGATCAAGAACTCTCGGATGCCTTAACGGGGCTCGTAACGGCAAATTGGGCTAGCCAGAAAGTTAGACACCGAGCGAAAAGGAAGTTGAGCTAGCCTTGTAGTGGCAGACCCATAGTCGGCAATCCAGAAGGCAAATGTCCACGCGCGCCCCATGGCGTGCTATTCCTCGGTGACGAGTTGGCGCGCAAACTCGGGCATGCGGGGCTCCTCGACGGCACCGCTTTCCGGATCTGCGCGCCCAGGCTGGATAGTTGCGGCTGAATCTGTAGAACAGGGGATTTCGGGGTGGTCATGGTGGATCGAGAACAACTCATCGGCCTCGTCACCAAGCTGTACGAGGGGCAGGGTGACGAGGCCCAACAAGACGAGTGGCTGGAAGCCCTCAACGGTGCCGTGGCCGATCCGAGGATCAGCGACTACATCTTCTGGGACGACTCGAACCCACGGCTGACTCCCGAACAGATCGTCGACAAGGCGCTGGCCTACAAGCCGATTGTGTTGGGCGGTGCGGACTGAGCCCACCCGTCAGTGGTTCGAGTCCACAACGATCCGCGCGTGTGAGGATGGCCGATATGAGTGAGAACGCCGACCGGCAAGATCAATCCCAGTTGCGGACGGCGCACGAGTACGGCCATCCGGCTCCATTCGTGAGCCTGCCGCTCGAATGCCGTGAGACGCTGGCGCAGTGGCTCGCCGATCTCCGCGTGCGGGGAAGGTTCTAGTCCTCGCCGCCCCAGAGAGTCGAGTTGACCTCGCGGATTTCGGCGATGCACTGCTCGCAGGCTTGCCCTCGGGGCCCGACGGGATTCGGCTCACGGCCGACGACATCCTTGCAACGACCACATAGGCGCACTTCATCTGACACGTCATGAATCGTATCGGGATGCTGCGCCAGGGCTCGCCGTCACGCGTCACCGGCGCGAGTTCCCTCCATCGCGTGCGTAGCGGACGGCACAGGAAGGAACGCGCGCAGGCTCGTCGTCTGCTTGTCAGATCGACCGTTCGTCGCTGACCTTCAGTTCACCATCCTCGATTCCGACCAGGACGAACGTGCTGAATCCGCTGGATTGGAGTCGTTTCAGCTGGGCGCCGAGTTTCCCGCTGCGACGGACGACCTCGATGACTCGGTCAGCGGAGCGCAGGCTGCGGGCGACGGTGAGCGCGTCGGAGATCGGAACGTCGGATTCGGTCAGGACTGCTGTGGCGTTGCGCTGGATGTCGTCGGTCAGGAGTCCGACGATGCGCTCGAAGCCGATGGAGAATCCGCACGCGGGGACGTCTTTGCCGAGCGAGCGGCCGATGAGTTTGTCGTAGCGGCCGCCGCCCGCGACGGAGCTGGACATCTCCGGGTGGGTGATCTCGAAGATCTGGCCGGTGTAGTAGCCCATGCCGCGGACGAGCGTGGGGTCGAACTCCCACTTCAGCGGCCGTTGCCGGGCCAGTGCATCGAGGCTGGCGGTAGTCGCTGCAAGGTCGGCGACCACGTCGTCGGCCAGGCTGGGGACGGTTGCGGTGAGCGTGTCGGCGAGCTTCTCGACTGGAATGTCTTGCAGGCTGCTGATCTTGTCAAGGGCGGTGTTGATCGAGTCCGCGGAGAACCCGAGCTTGTCGAGTTCGGCGCGCACGCCGTCCCAGCCGATTTTGTCGAGCTTGTCGAGGGCGATGAAGAAGCGGTCCCAGGTGTCCTCGGACAGACCGGCGTCGGTCGCGAGGGCGCTGAGGAAGCGGCGATCGGACAGGCGGACGGTGACGTCGGTGAGGCCGACGGCGGCCAGGGCTGCGGTGGTTGCTTCGATCAGTTCTGCTTCGGCGAGGACGGTCGGCTCGCCGATCATGTCGATGTCGCACTGATAGAACTGCCGGTAGCGACCCTTCTGCGGGCGTTCGGCACGCCAGACGGGGCCGACTTGCAGCGACCGGAACGGGGTGGGCAGGTCGGCGTGGTTGTTGCCGTAGAAGCGGGTCAGCGGGACGGTCAGGTCGAATCGGAGGCCGAGATCGATCAGGTCGCGGGTCGGGGTCGTGGCCTCGACGGTGTCGGGCAGCCCGCGGCGGAGCACCTGGTAGATGAGCTTTTCGTTCTCGCCGCCTTGACCGCCCTGGAGGCGGTTGATGTCTTCGAGCGCGGGGGTTTCGATGCGCTGGTAGCCGAAGGTGCGGTAGGTGGTGGTGATCGCATGCAACACGTGGTCCCGGGTCGCGACGTCGGCGGGAAGCAAGTCCCTCATTCCGCGGGCGGGGCTGTTGTCGGCTTTCACCAGGATCCTTTGCTCGTTCGTTTCGGATTCGCCGCTGGAGTTCGCGGCACACTCAGATGGTAGAGGTTCGTCATGATGACCGGTCGACGCGTTGGGCGAGGACGATCAGCTCCCCGGGCGGGTCGGTGCCGAAGTCCTGGAACTCGTACCCGCCCCAGATCTCGGTCATGGTGAATCCGTAGCGGGCGAGTAGGTGTTCGAGTTCGAGACGGAAGATGTAGCTGGTCTGGTAGGGGATGACAAGGTGCTCGGTGGTTCCGTCGGGGTCGGTGATGTCGTAGACGACTTCCAGCTGTTGGGTCTGGTCGGCGTGGTTGCGGGAGATCACGCGTTGCGTGCGGCGAATGTGCTCGCCTGCCGGTCCGTGCTTCTCACTGGTGGTCGTGCACGAGTCCGGGTCGGTGGCGAGGTAGGCCACGGATGGGCAGTAGTTGTCCACGAGCACGAATCCGCCGCGATCGAGGTGGTCGTGCACGCATCGCAGGCAGTCGATCTTGTCGGTGGTCGTGGTGAGTTCTTGGAGAACACGGTAAGGGAACAGCGCCAGCCGATAGGTGTTGTCGAGGCTGAACTTGCGGATGTCGGCGGGAAAGAACCGGACCGGAGTCGTCGGCGACAGCCTCTCGGCGGCTTGTCGGGCGATGCGCAGGCGTTCAGGCGCGATGTCGATGCCGTCGATGTCGATGCCGGCCTGTGCGATGGGAATCGTGATTCGGCCGGTGCCGCAGCCGAGTTCGAGAATCGGGCCGCCGATACGTCGCGCGACGGTGGCGAAGAAGTCGGTGTCGCGACGCCAGTCGGTGAACAGTTCGTAGTACGCGGCGTCGCGTTGCGCGGCGATTCCGTCGGCGTCGAACACGGTCACCGTGCCCGGATCAGGTAGCGGCCGATGAGCAACGCGTCGAGCCTCATCTTCAGCATGGACTCGATCGCATCGTCAGGAGTCTCCACGATCGGATCGCCGCTGGCGTTGAATGAGGTGTTCAAAACGATTGGCACTCCGGTGATGTCGTCGAATGCGCGGATCAGCTGGTAGTAGCGGGGGTTCTCCTGGTGGGTGACCGCCTGGAGGCGGGCTGTGCCGTCGACGAAGGTGATGGAAGGGACCAGTCGGCGCTTCTCCGGGCGCACTGCGGGCGCGACCAGCATCGATGCCATGGCCTGAGCCGCAGTGCGAGTGAACCTGGTGTCGATGCTGAACCACGCTTCGACCTCGTCGGCGAGGATGCTCGGTGCATAGGGACGAAATGGCGCTCGAAGTTTATGGACGGCGTCGAGACGTTCCTTGGAGTCAGGGGTGCGCGGGTCCGCCAGGATGCCGCGTCGGCCGAGTCCGCGCGGACCGAATTCGCTTCCGCCGTCGAACCATCCGATGATCTCTTGCTGGGAGAGAAGCCGTGCGCCGACCGCGGCGGTGTCGTCGATCGATTCGACGGAGATGCGGTCAGCCCAGCGCCGCGTGGCGGCATCGATCTCGGCATCGGTGTAGGTGCGACCCAACGAGCAGGTCGGCATCCGCCAAATCCGTTCGTTCTCCGGCCGCCGATGGTGGGCCCACAGAGCGTTGCCGAGGCTCTGACCGACGTCGCTGGCCGCAGGCTGGACGAACAGGTCCTCGACATCATCGAGTTCGGCGATGATCGTGTTGGCGACGCAGTTGAGCGCCACACCGCCGGCCAGGCAAACGCGGCGGATTCCGGTCTCGGCGACAGCTGCTCGTACGAGCGCAGTGAGCGCGCGTTGCAGTTGCATCTGGATCAGCCAGGCGACTTCGAACTGCAGGGGTGTGGGGTTCTCGCAGGATTGGAGGCCGGGACCGATGTCGATGCCGAGCTGCTCGTGGATAAGGTCTCGGACGGCCTCGGCCTGCAGGACCCGCGCCGCCTCGAGGTCGTACTCGTCCAGGGGCCCGCTAGGTTCCGGGGCATCACCTGAGGGCAAGACGGGAGGGCGTAGCAGGCACTCGAAATCCTTGGCGGCCGAGGAGAACACGGTCACCTGGTCGTATTGGCCGGTGCCGTATGCGGCGAGGGCCATTGTTTGGCCGGCGTCGTGGTGGCTGCGGAATCCGAGCCATTTCGTGAAGTGGTTATAGGCCGCACCGAATCCGAGCTGGTTCGGTTGGTCCGCGTATCGGCGCAGCAGTTGAAGCTCGTTGCCGCGTCCAACGTAGATACTGCTGCGCTCCAACCGGTTTCGCCAGTAGCGGGGATCGTGTCGTTCGCCCAGGATGGTGCCTTCATTGAGCCTTTTTCATCCTTGCTGAATGGCGCGGATCTCGCGGGCTTGCAGGACGTGGATGGCTTGGACGAGTTGACCGGTCCGGTGCGGGCAGCAGCGGAGTTTCCGCAGTACCCGCCAGGTTTGAGCCTTCACCAGAAGGGTGCTCCTCGGACTGCAATATTCGATCTTCAGCAAATCGAACTATCGCAGCTCAGAGCACCTTTCGCCATTCCAGGACACCATCAGCGCAGATCAGCATGACCGGTCGAGGCTAATCGGGCAAAGCGGCACGATCCCAGCGCGCGAGCTCGTCCCCGAGCGCGGCCCGGGTCCGACCCATGCTCGCCAGCGCCCGATCCAGCTCCGCGACCTCGTCGGCCAACCGCCGCCGGGCGTGCGCGCACCCGCCCGGCCAGCCCTCGGTGGTGAGGCACGGCAACAACTCCCCGACCGCCGACAGGTCCAGCCCCACCGCGAGCAAGGCCCGAATGCGCCGCACCCGTTCCACACTCGACTCCGGGAACTCGCGGTACCCGTTGGACCGGCGCCCGGCCTCGAGCAGCCCGCTGCGGTCGTAGTGGCGCAGGGCCCGGGTGCTCACGCCGGTGCGCCGCGACAGCTCGCTGATCAGCATCGATGTCCTTCGCCTTGACCTTGACTCCGACGTCAACGTTTAGCGTCGGGCCGCTGCCGCTCATTCCCTGGAGAGGAACCCATGGTCACCGATGTGCACGCCCACGTCACCGTCGACACCGCCGCTCAGCTCGCGCGCGCGAGCGCCGCGGGGGTCGATCGGACGGTGCTGCTGTCCACCCGCGTCCATCCCGAACGGGCGCGCGGACTCGATTCGGCGCGAACGGAATTCGCGCGACTCACCGCGGTGATCGGCGGGGCCGCCGCGGCCGAGGAGGAGGTGCGCGCGGCCATGCGGGAGGTGCTCGCGGCGCTCGACGCCCATGCGGGGGGCGGTCGTCGGGTTCGTGAGCGTGCCGTCGGCACTGTCCGCGGAACGGCTCGGCGAATGGGTCGAGCCCTATCTGTCGCGACCGGACATCCTCGGGATCGGGGAGGTGACACCGCCACCGGGACAGGCCGCCCGCCTCGATCCGGTGCTGAGCCTCAGCGCCGACCACGGCGGGGTGCCGGTGCTGGTCCACGGATTCGCGCCCAACACCCTGGACGATCTGCGGACCTACGCCGAGCTGGCGGCCCGCTATCCTTCGGTTCCGCTGGTCGTGGGGGCGCTGGGCGGGCTGCACGCACTGGATCTGGTGGAGCTCGCGATGGAGCGGTCCAACCTCTTCATCGACCTGTCCAGTGCGCTACAGGTATTCGCCGTCACCGCTGCCGCACACGAAGTCCCTGATCAATGCCTGTTCGGATCCAACACGCCCTACGGTGACGTGGTTGCCGCGCGGCATACCGTCGAGGCCGCGATCGCGGATCGGGGAGTGCGAACACTGGTTCTGGAAGACAACTTTCAGCGGATTTTCAGTGGCTGACCAGGACTGTAGCGGTACTATCGCGGATTTTCGCAAATTCTCAGCAACGAACTCGGCGAACCGGACGATAGGTACTTCGAGCGAGCGTGACGACGGGAACTGCCCCCGTCGTCGCGCCGCTTGTGTGCCTACCGTTCGAACGAGAGGACCGAGTCGATGAGATCGATTCGCAGCAGATCGAATTCGTCCGGCGACAGCGAGGGATGGCTACGCCGCACCGTGCTCGCCCTGTCCATGGCCTTGATCGCACCGCTGGTCATCGCCGTAACAGGGGGCGGCGCAACGGCTTCCGCGGCCTTCGACCCGGCCGCCTTCGACTTCTGGGTCGATTCGGCCATGGGCCCCATCAAGACTCGCGTGCTGCGCGCCGCGGACGGCAATACCGATCGCGTCGTCTACGCCCTCGACGGCATGCGCGCCCGCGAGGATCTCAACGGCTGGGAAATCGAGACCAACGTGGCCGAGGCCATGGCGGCCGCCAATATCAACGTGGTCGTGCCCGTCGGCGGTCAATCCAGCTTCTACACCGACTGGAACGCCCCCAGCTCCTTCTTCGGCATCCCGCCCGGCACCGGCTCCGCCAACACCGGCTCCGGCGCCACCGACGTGCTCTCCGGCGGCCCCGGCAAGAGCTACCGCTACACCTGGGAATCGTTCCTCACCAACGATCTGCGCTGGGCCCTGCGAGATCGCCTGGGCTTCAACCCCAACCGCAACGGCGTCTTCGGCCTCTCCATGGGGGGCTCCGGCGCGCTGACCCTGGCCGCCTACCACCCCGACCAGTTTTCCTTCGCCGGCTCCTTCTCCGGCTACCTCAACATCTCCGCCCCCGGCATGCGAGAAGCCATCCGCCTGGCCATGATCGACGCCGGCGGCTACAACGTCGACTCCATGGCCCCGCCCTGGGGCCCCCAATGGCTCCGCATGGACCCCTTCGTCTTCGCCCCCCGCCTAGTCGCCAACAACACCCACCTCTACATCTCCGCCGCCTCCGGCCGCCCCACCGCCATGGACGGCCCCAACATGGGCACAGTCAACGGCATGGCCCTGGAAGCCCTGGCCCTGGCCAACACCCGAGCCTTCCAAGTCCGCATGGCCACCCTGGGCGCCACCAACATCGACTACTCCTTCCCGGAGTACGGCATCCACGCCTGGAACAACTGGCAAGACGAGGCCTACCGCATGCTCCCCTCCCTCTCCGCCAACATCGGCTGACCTACACCCCGGCATGCACCGAAACCCCCTGCGCAACGAGGTTTTCGGTACCTGAGACGGACACCGAGAACACCTCCTGCTCACCAAGCCCGGTGATCTCGGTGATCCGATCCCAGAAGATGTCGTCGGTGCAGAGCATCGCCAATTCCGGGGCGTCGAGAATATCGGCGGCACGCGCCAAGCGGGTGCGACTGGGTGAGCGCTTGTACATCGCGGAGCCACAGTATTGGGTTCCCATGGCCGACTGGAACTGGCGGTGCGTCATGTCTCGGGTCGCCAGGAGATCCCTGACGGTATTCCAGACTTCTTCAGGGATCGTGTCGACGTTGGTGTTGGTGTCCATGGCGTTCAGCTTGGGCACCGTCGCCTCACCGATCACGCCTCGCGCGCCATGGGAACCGATGTCGTAGAGGAAGGTGATCTGGTTGTCGGCACCGTCGATATTGAGGTGGAAGCAGTCGCGGTATCCGGGCTTGTGAACGCGTTTGATCCGGGCGTGAACTCCAAGTCGCAAGAGCAGATCGGCAACGTCCTCGATGAGGCGCAAACTGGTCGATGCGTAGTAGATCCGAGCTTGATTGCCCCGTTCGTCCCAGCGGATGGAACCGTCTGTAGCCCACAGGTGCCTGAGGAAGATGGCGACTTGATCGGTCGGCATCGCGAAAACGGCCTCGGGCACGAACTTCTCATAGCTGCGCAGCCCGAACAAGCCCAATCCATCGAGCCATGCAGCAATCGGGTTTCGGCGGCCGTGGGTGAGCCGGTACGGCGCGGGCAGACGCAAGGTGACCACCCTTGCCGCTTTGTATTCGTCACGAACAGCGGTGATGCCGAAATGAGTCGCTGCGGCGGCCACCGCAGACAGGTTCTCCTCGTCGACACTGGCATACCGGATCGGCTGACGCTTCACACACGATCCGTCACCGATCATGTGAGCCAGCAGCACAACCTCGGCATCGGCCATTGTGACAGGGTTCAGGACATGCGGAATCCAGCGCGGGATCGCGATTCGCGCGCCGATCGCCAGTTCTGCCAGCGGTTTCCAGCCGTCAATGGTCAGGACGCGTGCTGCCCCAGACAACTGCACCGAGCGACCGGAGGCCAAACTCACACGTATGACGTCGCCTCGGCCAGAGGTTATGCCCGTTATCGGTTGGGGAATAAACCGCCTGCGACGATCGAGTGACCAGACCAGCGGCCGTTCCCCGCTGCTCAACAGCATCTTCGGCGACGCGGCCGCTCCATTGTCGGCACAAAAGATCGAAGCCGATTCAGTGAGACCGCCCAGTCCTCTATCGAAGTCGTTGGCGCGCTTACCGATTGCGTCTTTCGAAGCTCCGTTCACCCGCACGCGGTGACAGTAGCTCGAATCCTCGTTCGAAACGCGGAGAATTCGTGTAGGTTCCCAATTCCCGCTTCATAGCGCAATATCTCGGCCTGCGGTTTTCCGCTTGTCTGAGTACGGCCCGCAAGGTTGGAATTCCCGGTCCAGCTTTCATTTCCTCGTAACTTAGCGGGGCCGACCAAGTTTGATCTTTCGGCATTCCATGGTGGAGTGCACTGCATGGCGGAGACCAAGGGCGAGTCGGGTCTGTCGCAGCAGTACTTGTGATGTGCGGTCATACCTTTGCTGACCAGGGCTGGTCGACGTGTGAGTTCTGTCGAGGCGATCGGCCAGCAACGCTGGAGGTCAACGTGTTTGGTCTAGGGCTGCAGCGAAGAGAAGTCCAGGCGGGGGGTCTGTGGCCAGTTGGTGTTCGGCGTGGTCGGGTCCGCGTCGCATGTTCGAACATACGTGTCAGTGCCATGGTGCAGGATGGTTGCAGGTGACGCTCGCTGGCTCCAGAACAGCAGTGGCGATTAGGGTGAGTCGCGTTCGAGCGGATGTTGGCTACGGGCGGGGCGGATGGAGGGACGATGGCGGGGTGTGAGAACGAGGCTCATGATGACGATGTGGTCCTGCCGGCCCCGGTCGGCGAGGACGGGGAAATCGATTGGGACCAAAGGCGTCGGATAGCGATCCAAGCGTGGGAGTGGGGCCGGAAGGAAATGGCGCCGAAGCCGCAGAGGCCGGTACCCGGCTCGAGATTGGCGGCTCGGCAGGATCCCTCAGCGGGTTCGCCGGAAACTACACACCGCTCTATCGAGCTCAGAACGAACATCGGTACCTACGGCAAGCGCTGATCGCTCAGTACCAGCAGACCTACGACTGCAGCCTGGTTGTCATGATCGACCAGATCAGCATGGATAGCGTCACGTTGCTCGCAGAAGTGCTGCATGATGTCGATCCGTCGAAGGATCTGCACATGCTGCTGGGTTCGCCCGGCGGTGACGGCGAGACAGCTGTACGGCTGGCTCGGATGGCGCAGGCGGCCGGCAAGCGGTTCGTGTTGCTGGTGCCGGAGGCGGCCAAGAGCGCGGCGACGATCCTGGCGTTGGGTGCGCACGAGATCATCATGGGCCCCACATCGGATCTGGGACCGATCGATCCGCAGATCCTGATTCCCGAGCGCGGTTACGTCGGGGCCAAGAACATCATCGCCGCCGTTGAGCGGTCGTTGAAAGAAGTTGCTGCAGAACCTAATACGTTCCCGCTGCATGCAGCGATGCTGGCCGGCATCGACGCCACGGCGGTTCAGCTCGCGCGGTCGGCGTTGGCGCGGACGGGGGATTTGGCTCGTCAGGCAGTCAGTTCCAATCCA
This sequence is a window from Nocardia yunnanensis. Protein-coding genes within it:
- the hisS gene encoding histidine--tRNA ligase, with the translated sequence MRDLLPADVATRDHVLHAITTTYRTFGYQRIETPALEDINRLQGGQGGENEKLIYQVLRRGLPDTVEATTPTRDLIDLGLRFDLTVPLTRFYGNNHADLPTPFRSLQVGPVWRAERPQKGRYRQFYQCDIDMIGEPTVLAEAELIEATTAALAAVGLTDVTVRLSDRRFLSALATDAGLSEDTWDRFFIALDKLDKIGWDGVRAELDKLGFSADSINTALDKISSLQDIPVEKLADTLTATVPSLADDVVADLAATTASLDALARQRPLKWEFDPTLVRGMGYYTGQIFEITHPEMSSSVAGGGRYDKLIGRSLGKDVPACGFSIGFERIVGLLTDDIQRNATAVLTESDVPISDALTVARSLRSADRVIEVVRRSGKLGAQLKRLQSSGFSTFVLVGIEDGELKVSDERSI
- a CDS encoding class I SAM-dependent methyltransferase encodes the protein MTVFDADGIAAQRDAAYYELFTDWRRDTDFFATVARRIGGPILELGCGTGRITIPIAQAGIDIDGIDIAPERLRIARQAAERLSPTTPVRFFPADIRKFSLDNTYRLALFPYRVLQELTTTTDKIDCLRCVHDHLDRGGFVLVDNYCPSVAYLATDPDSCTTTSEKHGPAGEHIRRTQRVISRNHADQTQQLEVVYDITDPDGTTEHLVIPYQTSYIFRLELEHLLARYGFTMTEIWGGYEFQDFGTDPPGELIVLAQRVDRSS
- a CDS encoding carbamoyltransferase C-terminal domain-containing protein, with the protein product MERSSIYVGRGNELQLLRRYADQPNQLGFGAAYNHFTKWLGFRSHHDAGQTMALAAYGTGQYDQVTVFSSAAKDFECLLRPPVLPSGDAPEPSGPLDEYDLEAARVLQAEAVRDLIHEQLGIDIGPGLQSCENPTPLQFEVAWLIQMQLQRALTALVRAAVAETGIRRVCLAGGVALNCVANTIIAELDDVEDLFVQPAASDVGQSLGNALWAHHRRPENERIWRMPTCSLGRTYTDAEIDAATRRWADRISVESIDDTAAVGARLLSQQEIIGWFDGGSEFGPRGLGRRGILADPRTPDSKERLDAVHKLRAPFRPYAPSILADEVEAWFSIDTRFTRTAAQAMASMLVAPAVRPEKRRLVPSITFVDGTARLQAVTHQENPRYYQLIRAFDDITGVPIVLNTSFNASGDPIVETPDDAIESMLKMRLDALLIGRYLIRAR
- a CDS encoding MerR family transcriptional regulator is translated as MLISELSRRTGVSTRALRHYDRSGLLEAGRRSNGYREFPESSVERVRRIRALLAVGLDLSAVGELLPCLTTEGWPGGCAHARRRLADEVAELDRALASMGRTRAALGDELARWDRAALPD
- a CDS encoding amidohydrolase family protein, translated to MSVPSALSAERLGEWVEPYLSRPDILGIGEVTPPPGQAARLDPVLSLSADHGGVPVLVHGFAPNTLDDLRTYAELAARYPSVPLVVGALGGLHALDLVELAMERSNLFIDLSSALQVFAVTAAAHEVPDQCLFGSNTPYGDVVAARHTVEAAIADRGVRTLVLEDNFQRIFSG
- a CDS encoding alpha/beta hydrolase, which encodes MRSIRSRSNSSGDSEGWLRRTVLALSMALIAPLVIAVTGGGATASAAFDPAAFDFWVDSAMGPIKTRVLRAADGNTDRVVYALDGMRAREDLNGWEIETNVAEAMAAANINVVVPVGGQSSFYTDWNAPSSFFGIPPGTGSANTGSGATDVLSGGPGKSYRYTWESFLTNDLRWALRDRLGFNPNRNGVFGLSMGGSGALTLAAYHPDQFSFAGSFSGYLNISAPGMREAIRLAMIDAGGYNVDSMAPPWGPQWLRMDPFVFAPRLVANNTHLYISAASGRPTAMDGPNMGTVNGMALEALALANTRAFQVRMATLGATNIDYSFPEYGIHAWNNWQDEAYRMLPSLSANIG
- a CDS encoding LAGLIDADG family homing endonuclease, which gives rise to MRVNGASKDAIGKRANDFDRGLGGLTESASIFCADNGAAASPKMLLSSGERPLVWSLDRRRRFIPQPITGITSGRGDVIRVSLASGRSVQLSGAARVLTIDGWKPLAELAIGARIAIPRWIPHVLNPVTMADAEVVLLAHMIGDGSCVKRQPIRYASVDEENLSAVAAAATHFGITAVRDEYKAARVVTLRLPAPYRLTHGRRNPIAAWLDGLGLFGLRSYEKFVPEAVFAMPTDQVAIFLRHLWATDGSIRWDERGNQARIYYASTSLRLIEDVADLLLRLGVHARIKRVHKPGYRDCFHLNIDGADNQITFLYDIGSHGARGVIGEATVPKLNAMDTNTNVDTIPEEVWNTVRDLLATRDMTHRQFQSAMGTQYCGSAMYKRSPSRTRLARAADILDAPELAMLCTDDIFWDRITEITGLGEQEVFSVSVSGTENLVAQGVSVHAGV
- a CDS encoding SDH family Clp fold serine proteinase codes for the protein MGVGPEGNGAEAAEAGTRLEIGGSAGSLSGFAGNYTPLYRAQNEHRYLRQALIAQYQQTYDCSLVVMIDQISMDSVTLLAEVLHDVDPSKDLHMLLGSPGGDGETAVRLARMAQAAGKRFVLLVPEAAKSAATILALGAHEIIMGPTSDLGPIDPQILIPERGYVGAKNIIAAVERSLKEVAAEPNTFPLHAAMLAGIDATAVQLARSALARTGDLARQAVSSNPDRTTGEVTALCKKLDKPLISAPHSHGALIGAREAIKAGLPVREMQPKDPQWQHIWAVWTQYFAVGPVHKLIAYEGVKASQVRGG